A single Fusarium oxysporum Fo47 chromosome IV, complete sequence DNA region contains:
- a CDS encoding actin cortical patch SUR7/pH-response regulator pali, with product MLSRFFVLLPLVLSMVAFILSMLCLFAGHKEGFMEEYSVARLNTSMIGHNVLDTDSDASSNDNDEDDGFFGKVTDKWNEVKDDVKGKINDITGDVADKLADTIGISEWYSIHVMATCDGQYKPNATSPGAGYNVTNCTNSAPEKRFNLTEMLDKQLEVGPFKLNLADINWPDDIQDSIDLLNTALLVTFVFYVLAVGFSGLAMVASAGAFFLFARRGVNAVNVILSGLAALVLLIASILVTVAGKKGVDKINDVGDDVGLSASVGNKFLALTWAAAALMIIAAIYWAMHLCLMRRERKRQWKPRKGSY from the exons ATGTTATCGAGGTTCTTCGTCCTCTTGCCCCTGGTGTTGTCCATGGTGGCCTTTATCCTCTCAATGCTCTGCCTTTTTGCTGGTCACAAGGAAGGGTTTATGGAAGAATACTCTGTTGCACGG CTCAACACTTCAATGATTGGCCATAACGTTCTCGACACTGACAGCGACGCTTCTTCTAATGAcaacgatgaagatgatggcttctttggcaagGTCACCGACAAGTGGAACGAAGTTAAGGACGATGTCAAGGGAAAGATCAACGACATCACTGGCGATGTTGCAGACAAGCTGGCCGACACTATTGGTATTTCGGAGTGGTACTCCATTCATGTCATGGCCACATGTGATGGACAGTACAAGCCCAATGCCACGAGTCCTGGTGCTGGATATAATGTTACAAACTGCACCAACTCTGCCCCCGAGA AACGCTTCAACCTCACTGAGATGCTCGACAAGCAACTCGAAGTCGGCCCCTTCAAGCTGAATCTTGCTGACATTAACTGGCCCGATGACATCCAAGATTCtatcgatcttctcaacacgGCTCTCCTCGTTACATTCGTCTTCTACGTCCTCGCAGTGGGTTTCTCCGGCCTCGCCATGGTCGCGAGCGCCGGCgcattcttcctcttcgctcGTCGCGGCGTCAACGCCGTCAACGTCATTCTTTCGGGGCTCGCCGCACTTGTGCTCCTTATCGCCAGCATTCTCGTCACTGTGGCTGGCAAGAAGGGTGTAGACAAGATCAACGACGTCGGCGATGATGTTGGACTGTCGGCGTCTGTTGGAAATAAGTTCCTGGCGTTGACCtgggctgctgctgctctcATGATTATCGCTGCTATCTACTGGGCCATGCACTTGTGCCTTATGCGACgcgagaggaagagacagTGGAAGCCACGAAAGGGGAGCTACTAG
- a CDS encoding glycoside hydrolase superfamily has translation MPSINSLLTMALAGSASAAFQGFNYGATFTDGRVKAQSDFENEFKTAAGLEGTSGAFTSARLYTMIQGGSINQPISAIPAAIKTKTSLLFGLWASGDGFANEIAALKNTVDQYCGQLDDLVAGISVGNEDLYRISPTGIKANENPGTNPDVLVDYIKQTRAAIKGTCLESVPIGHVDTWTAYANASNNAVIEACDWLGMDAYPYFEDTKNNPISEGANLFKAAWNEVKAVAKGKEIWVTETGWPVSGKTYGKAVPSTKNARTFYEDVGCPMFGDINVWWYTLQDSAPQTPNPSFGVIGTELTEKPLYDLSCDEKSKKGTLVSRSNDASGNVEHRFVSPSFATGNYTNGTVPVVPGTPTSLVPTPSSTSGNGGSAATPLPGSGAQQLNSMGAAAVAFLLAAALL, from the coding sequence ATGCCTTCCATCAACAGTCTCCTCACAATGGCCCTCGCAGGCTCGGCCAGCGCTGCGTTCCAGGGCTTCAACTATGGCGCGACCTTCACAGATGGCAGAGTGAAGGCTCAGTCCGATTTTGAGAACGAGTTCAAGACCGCCGCTGGCCTCGAGGGCACCAGTGGCGCCTTCACCAGCGCTCGCCTCTACACCATGATCCAGGGTGGCTCAATCAACCAGCCCATCTCTGCTATTCCTGCTGctatcaagaccaagactaGCCTGCTCTTTGGTCTCTGGGCTTCTGGTGACGGCTTCGCCAACGAGATCGCCGCCCTTAAGAACACTGTCGATCAATACTGTGGACAACTCGATGACCTTGTCGCTGGTATTTCTGTCGGAAATGAGGATCTCTACCGTATCTCTCCCACTGGTATCAAGGCCAATGAGAACCCTGGTACCAATCCTGACGTCCTGGTCGACTACATCAAGCAGACTCGTGCTGCTATCAAGGGTACTTGCCTTGAGTCTGTCCCCATCGGCCACGTCGATACATGGACTGCATATGCCAATGCTTCCAACAATGCTGTCATTGAGGCCTGTGACTGGCTTGGCATGGATGCTTATCCCTACTTCGAAGATACCAAGAACAACCCCATCTCAGAGGGTGCAAACCTCTTTAAGGCTGCCTGGAATGAGGTCAAGGCTGTTGCTAAGGGCAAGGAGATATGGGTCACTGAGACCGGATGGCCCGTCAGCGGCAAGACATATGGCAAGGCCGTTCCCTCTACCAAGAATGCTCGCACCTTCTACGAGGATGTCGGTTGCCCTATGTTTGGAGATATCAATGTCTGGTGGTACACACTCCAGGACTCTGCTCCTCAGACCCCTAACCCCAGCTTTGGCGTCATTGGTACCGAGTTGACCGAGAAGCCCCTTTACGACCTCAgctgtgatgagaagagcaagaagggAACTCTGGTTAGCCGCAGCAACGATGCGTCTGGCAACGTTGAGCACCGCTTCGTCAGCCCTTCTTTCGCAACTGGTAACTATACCAACGGAACTGTGCCTGTCGTGCCTGGCACTCCCACTTCTCTTGTGCCAACTCCCTCTTCTACCTCCGGCAACGGCGGTTCTGCCGCAACTCCTTTGCCCGGCAGCGGTGCTCAGCAGCTCAACTCAATgggtgctgctgctgtcgcaTTCCTTCTTGCCGCTGCTCTGTTGTAA